TGAGAGGAGATCATAAATTGCTGATGCGATTTCCAGGACTCCACAAAAATATAGGTGGTCTTCTCCACCCTTTCACCCATGGGTAGAACATTGTAGGGTGACGGCTGCGGCTGATGCTCTGTAAATTGCAGGTCCTTTATCTGCAGCTCACATTCTTTATCTGATTGCGTACCAATAAACATGGATACGCTGTCATGTTCAATATAAGGCACCAAAATACTACCTTTAAAAAGCGTCCATTCACTTGTTGTTGCGGGAAAGTTATCAATGTACTTAACACCATCTTCCAGCTCAATTGTTTTTTTTCCGTTCTTAACTCTGAAAAGTTTCAAGGCCACCGGTGCATTTCCTTTACACGAGAAAGTGATCGTGTAAACCTGCTGATCTTTCAATGGCGCAATAAATTCTATTCCGGCTCTGCCACCGGAATGCCCGGTTATTGAAATAACGTCGTTCACTTTCACTATTTCAGCATTGCCTTCTTTTTTATATGACTCCGGTAATTTTAAAACCCTTTCAGTACCAGCATCTAGATTATACAACTCGCCAAATGTTTGGCTGATGTAATTTTTATGTGCCAGCCTGTCTTCTAATGTTGCTACATACAATAAGTTAACGTCAGGTAATCTGCGCATACCTACAAAACCACCACCACGGCCGCTGAACCGGCGACGCGTATTTCTGGTGTATTGATTTTTGTATCCTGCATCTGTTAAAAAACCTACTACTTTATTATCCGGCGTAATAAAACCTGCAGCAGGAAACATTTCATGTACAAAGCCACCCGGAAAACTATCAAATTCAAATGTGATGTATCTCTCTGGTTCTTCCGCAGGTCTTGCTGTTTCTTTCAAAATATACAGCATGCCAGGCATGGAAGGTTGAAACAACCCGATCGTCTTTTTAACAATGCTATCACTTATCACCTCGTAGGTTACCGTTACAGACAGGTTCGCATCAAACTCATTGGTGTACGAATCTCCCTGTAAAGTGATGTGATGTTCATCACCTGTCCATGCCTGGCCTTTCCATTGCGGCATATTTGCTACGGTACTTAAATCATTATTAAATAGTTGCAGTGAAAATTCTTCGGTATTGGTAACCAGCAATTTATTTTCATCAAAGATTTCTACAGAAAAACCGGTTTGTTTATCGCCCACAACTTTTAAATGCAATGGCTGGCCGTTTACAAGAGCGCTTTTAAATAAAACAATCACAAAGAGCATAACCACGGCAGGCACCGTTTCATAAATTGACATCAGCAGAAATTTTTATTATCTAAAGGTACTGTAATTGCATGCTCATGCTCTGGAAATTATTCGTTCAATCATGCAGTTTCGCCCATCCGTGACCAGCCAATACTTCACTAAACAGAAATTAATCCGACCTTAGAATATTATTTAAACAATTTTATGCTCACTGATGCTATAAATTCTGCCACACATCCTAATTACCTGATTGTAATAGGCGCTACCACTGCTGTTTATCTTTTCCTGGTTCTGGCAATTATCATTTTTGGCAAACGCGAGATCGGCCAATTGTCCATCACTGATTTAGTGTTTCTGTTGTTAATCAGCAATGCCGTTCAGAATGCCATGGTGGATGGCGACTGGGATAGTTTATGGGTGGGTATTGTAGCAGCAATAACCTTGTTTGCATTAAACCTTCTCTTTAAAAATCTGGTGTATAAAAGTTCACAATTCAATAAGCTGA
The genomic region above belongs to Chitinophagaceae bacterium and contains:
- a CDS encoding DUF421 domain-containing protein, with product MLTDAINSATHPNYLIVIGATTAVYLFLVLAIIIFGKREIGQLSITDLVFLLLISNAVQNAMVDGDWDSLWVGIVAAITLFALNLLFKNLVYKSSQFNKLIEGEPVLLIYHGKMVIENIRKEQITQNELEGAIRENGFENITEVSLAKLETNGNISVVGFKDEKSIVFRKKKPHVPPRMRN